A part of Lacibacter sp. H407 genomic DNA contains:
- the dcd gene encoding dCTP deaminase, translated as MILSDKRILEEIEKGTIKVEPYDRECLGSNSYDVHLGSTLATYTEHMIDAKKHNQIEYIEIPEEGFVLYPHIFYLGVTLEYTETHAHVPFLEGKSSTGRLGIDIHATAGKGDVGFCGNWTLEISVKQPVKIYKGMPIGQLIYFPVDGEIEVKYNQKANAKYSGQHNKPVESMMWKNKF; from the coding sequence ATGATTTTAAGTGATAAGCGCATTTTAGAAGAGATCGAAAAAGGTACCATTAAAGTTGAACCTTACGATCGTGAGTGTTTAGGCAGTAACAGTTACGATGTGCATTTGGGAAGTACGCTGGCAACGTACACTGAACATATGATCGATGCAAAAAAGCACAACCAGATCGAATACATTGAAATTCCTGAAGAGGGATTTGTGTTGTATCCGCATATTTTTTATTTAGGTGTTACTTTGGAATACACGGAAACACATGCACATGTTCCCTTCCTCGAAGGTAAATCCTCAACAGGTCGTTTGGGTATCGATATTCATGCAACAGCAGGAAAAGGCGATGTTGGTTTTTGTGGAAACTGGACATTGGAAATATCCGTAAAGCAACCCGTAAAAATTTATAAAGGGATGCCCATTGGTCAGCTTATTTATTTTCCTGTTGATGGAGAAATTGAAGTGAAGTACAATCAAAAGGCAAATGCAAAATATAGTGGGCAACACAACAAGCCGGTAGAGAGTATGATGTGGAAGAATAAATTCTAG
- a CDS encoding DEAD/DEAH box helicase, which translates to MLEIRQLIKTPTGVTPGEQPLNRAQLKVFFPNLTDDGMKTLLSFSKWEWQKTEADIVGQSQYIKDEKERALMQKKAMTRKLQSMMSAVRQLQGVEFYHPAAQTVKCVFYAYPVELAFHATTNEDQYKLEVYVVKGKERMPLTEFKRYHFLVETESCYYQLTSKSHDAIEWLQQHDATKWTTNDPAAFEQVLNKLREWELKVDASVIAKGEELIAEPQPQVMLSELNNTFLKLEPRFVYDGYVVDGPFEEVTKQSSGDKIISIVRHKQKEEELVEFLRSLHEKFANQSNGFFYLNFAEAQKKGWFLKVYHKLLELNIDLLGIDLMKHFRYSPHIAETVISKQEVEGNWICVAMTVKFGKEAIPLNYLQKSLMNGQKAVMLKDGSLGVLGEEWLKQYGMMIRHGKVRKEELLVPKWLLMSEAAGETEADASIKTDISATWYSKWKQWEKQEDALYALPKGLTVEQLRPYQQKGYEWLRLLSEIGGSGCLADDMGLGKTLQTITFLLHKIEEQPTDQHLVVAPASLLYNWQKELEKFAPVVKAVVFHGAGRDEEELRDETNRIIITSYGTLRQDIELLQTIPWNTVVIDESQNIKNPSAQITKATWQLVAKTKIALSGTPVMNGTGDLFSQMHFLLPGLLGSNEFFRREYAIPIEQKGDAEKAAALQKLIRPFVLRRTKEQAAPDLPAKTESILWCEMETDQRAAYESIKENVRGNILMDISENGLNKGKMSVLAGLTKLRQICNSCELVNDEDVFVYDSIKTKVLIDELKTIIPQHRALVFSQFTSMLDLLERDLQKENIKYIRLDGQTKISERQELVTEFQNEESDVAVFLLSLKAGNAGLTLTAADYVFLFDPWWNTAVENQAIDRTHRIGQQSQVFAYRMICKDSIEEKIMKMAAGKKKLAEDLITAEEGFVKSLTLDDIKYLLE; encoded by the coding sequence ATGCTGGAAATCAGGCAATTGATCAAAACACCTACCGGTGTTACGCCGGGTGAACAACCGCTGAACCGTGCACAGCTAAAAGTTTTCTTTCCCAACCTAACTGATGACGGAATGAAAACGCTGCTGAGTTTTTCAAAATGGGAATGGCAGAAAACAGAAGCAGATATCGTTGGCCAATCGCAATACATCAAAGATGAAAAGGAACGGGCCTTGATGCAGAAAAAAGCAATGACCCGTAAACTGCAATCGATGATGAGTGCAGTGCGGCAATTGCAGGGCGTTGAGTTTTATCATCCTGCTGCTCAAACAGTGAAATGCGTTTTTTATGCGTATCCTGTTGAATTGGCTTTTCATGCAACAACAAATGAAGATCAATACAAGCTTGAAGTATATGTGGTGAAAGGAAAAGAGCGCATGCCGTTGACAGAATTCAAGCGTTATCATTTTTTAGTGGAAACAGAATCCTGTTATTATCAACTTACTTCAAAAAGTCATGATGCCATTGAATGGTTGCAGCAACATGATGCAACGAAGTGGACAACCAACGATCCTGCTGCATTTGAACAGGTGTTGAATAAATTAAGAGAGTGGGAGTTGAAAGTAGATGCATCCGTCATTGCAAAAGGTGAAGAGTTGATTGCAGAGCCGCAGCCACAGGTAATGCTCAGTGAACTTAATAACACATTCTTAAAACTCGAACCACGATTTGTGTACGATGGGTATGTGGTGGATGGCCCGTTTGAAGAAGTAACCAAACAATCATCAGGGGATAAAATAATTTCCATTGTTCGTCATAAACAGAAAGAAGAAGAGTTGGTGGAGTTTCTTCGTTCGCTGCATGAAAAGTTTGCGAATCAAAGCAATGGATTCTTCTATCTCAATTTTGCAGAAGCGCAGAAGAAAGGTTGGTTTCTGAAAGTCTATCACAAGTTGCTCGAGCTGAATATCGATCTGCTTGGTATTGATCTGATGAAGCATTTCCGTTACTCACCGCATATTGCAGAGACAGTAATCAGCAAACAGGAAGTGGAAGGCAACTGGATCTGTGTAGCTATGACGGTGAAGTTTGGGAAGGAAGCGATACCATTAAACTACTTACAGAAAAGTTTAATGAACGGACAGAAAGCCGTGATGTTGAAAGATGGAAGTTTGGGTGTGTTGGGCGAAGAATGGTTGAAGCAATACGGCATGATGATCCGTCATGGTAAAGTGCGCAAAGAAGAATTGCTGGTGCCAAAGTGGTTGCTGATGAGTGAAGCAGCAGGCGAAACAGAAGCAGATGCATCGATTAAAACAGATATCAGCGCAACATGGTACAGCAAATGGAAACAATGGGAAAAGCAGGAAGATGCATTGTATGCATTGCCGAAAGGATTAACTGTTGAACAACTACGACCTTATCAGCAAAAAGGATATGAGTGGTTGCGTTTGCTATCGGAGATTGGCGGTAGCGGTTGTTTGGCCGATGATATGGGTTTGGGTAAAACATTACAAACGATCACATTCCTTTTACATAAAATTGAAGAACAACCAACCGATCAGCACTTGGTTGTTGCTCCTGCAAGTTTGTTGTACAACTGGCAAAAGGAATTAGAAAAATTTGCACCCGTTGTAAAGGCAGTTGTGTTTCATGGTGCCGGAAGAGATGAAGAAGAGTTGAGAGATGAAACAAACAGAATCATCATCACCAGTTATGGTACGTTACGACAGGATATTGAGTTGTTGCAAACTATTCCGTGGAATACAGTGGTGATTGATGAAAGTCAGAATATTAAAAACCCATCTGCACAAATAACAAAAGCAACCTGGCAACTCGTTGCGAAAACAAAAATTGCTTTGAGTGGTACGCCGGTGATGAATGGCACTGGCGATCTCTTCAGCCAGATGCATTTTCTCTTACCTGGTTTATTGGGCAGCAACGAGTTTTTCAGAAGAGAATATGCTATTCCCATTGAGCAGAAAGGCGATGCAGAGAAAGCAGCGGCTTTACAAAAACTCATTCGTCCGTTTGTATTGCGCAGAACCAAAGAACAGGCTGCGCCTGATCTTCCTGCAAAAACAGAATCGATTCTCTGGTGCGAAATGGAAACCGATCAACGTGCAGCTTACGAAAGCATCAAAGAAAATGTGCGTGGAAATATTTTAATGGACATCAGCGAGAATGGATTGAACAAAGGCAAGATGAGTGTGCTGGCTGGCTTGACAAAACTCCGTCAGATCTGTAATAGTTGCGAATTGGTGAATGATGAAGATGTATTTGTGTACGACAGTATAAAAACAAAAGTGCTCATTGATGAATTAAAGACGATCATACCGCAACACCGTGCATTGGTGTTCAGTCAATTTACTTCCATGCTTGATCTGCTGGAACGTGATTTGCAAAAAGAAAACATTAAATACATCCGCCTTGATGGACAAACAAAAATTTCAGAACGCCAGGAACTGGTTACAGAATTTCAGAATGAAGAGAGTGATGTAGCCGTGTTCCTGTTGAGTTTGAAAGCAGGTAATGCCGGTTTGACTTTAACCGCTGCGGATTATGTCTTCCTCTTTGATCCCTGGTGGAATACGGCTGTGGAAAACCAGGCCATTGACCGAACACATCGTATCGGTCAGCAATCCCAGGTATTTGCCTACCGAATGATCTGTAAAGACAGTATTGAAGAAAAGATCATGAAGATGGCTGCGGGTAAAAAGAAATTAGCCGAAGATCTTATTACAGCTGAAGAGGGATTTGTCAAGAGTTTAACGCTGGATGATATTAAGTATTTGTTGGAATAA
- a CDS encoding lysophospholipid acyltransferase family protein, with protein MKILLKPLQIIYVIYAMILFVVTMFIVIPFVIIASFFGKIKGGNAVMRIVHWWADVWLFMIGIFHVRIVEQEIKKHQPYIFVSNHNSYMDIPQMLKAIRSPLRILGKAETGKIPLFGIIYNAAVVTVLRGSAQNRAKSVKTLKSVLSKEISIYIAPEGTFNMTDKPLIDFYDGAFRLAIETETPIKPMLFLDSVDRLHWSSVFAMTPGKLRTVYLEEISPEGYTPFDADQLKKKVYDLMEKKLIEYKASWIESGES; from the coding sequence ATGAAAATTTTACTCAAACCACTGCAAATCATCTACGTCATCTATGCCATGATTCTTTTTGTGGTAACGATGTTCATCGTTATTCCCTTTGTGATCATTGCTTCTTTCTTTGGAAAGATCAAAGGTGGCAACGCTGTTATGCGCATTGTACATTGGTGGGCCGATGTGTGGTTATTCATGATCGGTATTTTTCATGTGCGTATTGTTGAGCAAGAAATAAAAAAGCATCAGCCTTATATTTTTGTGAGCAATCATAATTCGTATATGGATATTCCGCAGATGTTGAAAGCAATCCGCAGTCCATTACGCATTTTGGGCAAAGCGGAAACAGGTAAAATACCGCTCTTCGGAATCATTTATAATGCAGCAGTAGTAACGGTGCTGAGAGGAAGTGCTCAAAACAGAGCGAAAAGTGTAAAGACATTAAAAAGCGTGTTAAGCAAAGAGATCTCCATTTATATTGCTCCTGAAGGAACATTTAATATGACCGATAAACCGTTGATCGATTTTTATGATGGCGCATTTCGCCTCGCTATCGAAACGGAAACACCCATTAAGCCGATGTTGTTTCTCGATTCGGTTGATCGTTTACATTGGAGCAGCGTTTTTGCAATGACTCCGGGTAAATTAAGAACGGTTTATCTCGAAGAAATTTCTCCTGAAGGTTATACTCCCTTTGATGCAGATCAATTGAAAAAGAAAGTATATGATCTGATGGAGAAAAAGTTGATTGAATATAAAGCAAGCTGGATCGAAAGTGGTGAGTCGTGA
- the priA gene encoding replication restart helicase PriA, producing MFAEVIIPLALPKNYTWSIPERLQEQVRVGVRVEVELRKKRYAGVIKTLHNNKPAAFDPKYILNVLDVEPIIHEEQLKLWQWIADYYLCTEGEVMAAALPAHFKLSSETILVYNEEIGEDFTTLDHDEYLVAEALLIRKELKLPEVQQILDTSHVYPVVKRLIEKRVCFVWESLKETYSAKKETFVLLNPQYDNEDQLSELLNNWSRAPKQMELLLSYLHLIKTEGEVSKTALLKKSGASDAQLKGLVEKNILFLEKCSVDRLQNLPRNVSIDFELTAAQQTSLEEIRKSFEAKSVCLLHGVTGSGKTLLYIKLIEEYIKKGKQVLYLLPEIALTAQIIRRLQKHFGGYIGIYHSKFNQNERIEIWNKIKSGEMKVVLGARSSLFLPFADLGLIVCDEEHDSSYKQQQPAPRYNSRDAAVYYATVFGAKVLLGSGTPSIETYYNTQTEKYSLVELNERYGEGELPAIELIDTKPLFKQTKEKVMIAPALQKAIEESLEKKKQVILFQNRRGYTPHQVCKACGWIPNCRYCDVSLTYHKFKNKLQCHYCGTIYPTVTTCEACGSHDFMQQNFGTEKVEEQLQELIPHAKIARMDYDTVSGKTAHDQLIQNFEQHRIDVLVGTQMVVKGLDFEHVNLVGILDADSLLSFADFRVNERGFQLMEQVSGRAGRKDAHGKVLIQVANTNHPVLKYVVAHDYKSFYAEEIQGRRQFFYPPFSRIIQLTFRHKHKEVVEAAAQLVAENMKPLFANYMVGPAEPVVNRIRNQYIMELLFKLPKDAQLIHQCKEMILAQEIHLHNHPNLKSVVIIPDVDKI from the coding sequence GTGTTCGCTGAAGTCATCATACCACTTGCTCTCCCCAAAAACTATACCTGGAGCATTCCTGAACGTTTGCAGGAACAGGTGCGTGTGGGCGTACGTGTAGAAGTGGAGTTGCGCAAGAAACGGTATGCAGGTGTTATAAAAACATTGCACAATAATAAACCAGCGGCTTTTGATCCAAAGTACATTTTGAATGTCTTGGATGTTGAACCTATCATTCATGAAGAGCAATTAAAGTTGTGGCAATGGATAGCAGACTATTATTTGTGTACCGAAGGTGAAGTGATGGCAGCTGCATTGCCTGCACATTTTAAACTCAGCAGCGAAACTATTTTAGTTTATAATGAAGAGATTGGTGAAGATTTTACTACACTCGATCACGATGAATATTTAGTGGCTGAAGCATTGTTGATACGCAAAGAATTGAAGTTGCCCGAAGTACAACAAATACTTGATACATCACATGTGTATCCTGTAGTGAAACGGTTGATTGAAAAGCGTGTTTGCTTTGTGTGGGAATCACTGAAAGAAACGTACTCAGCTAAGAAAGAAACATTTGTTTTGCTGAATCCGCAATATGATAATGAAGATCAGTTAAGCGAGTTGCTCAACAACTGGAGCCGTGCACCCAAGCAAATGGAATTGCTGTTAAGCTATCTGCACCTAATCAAAACAGAAGGTGAAGTAAGTAAAACAGCGCTGTTGAAAAAGAGTGGTGCAAGTGATGCTCAGTTGAAAGGGTTGGTTGAGAAGAATATTTTGTTCTTAGAAAAGTGTTCGGTCGATCGTTTGCAGAACCTGCCGAGAAATGTATCAATCGATTTTGAATTAACAGCTGCACAACAAACATCATTGGAGGAGATACGAAAATCGTTTGAAGCGAAATCGGTTTGTCTGTTGCATGGAGTAACTGGCAGTGGGAAAACATTGCTCTACATTAAACTCATTGAAGAGTATATTAAAAAGGGGAAACAGGTATTGTATCTGTTACCGGAGATTGCCCTCACTGCACAGATCATTCGTCGACTGCAAAAGCATTTTGGTGGTTACATTGGTATTTATCACAGCAAGTTTAACCAGAACGAACGTATAGAGATATGGAACAAGATCAAGAGTGGTGAAATGAAAGTGGTGCTGGGTGCAAGAAGTTCCTTGTTTCTTCCCTTTGCAGATCTTGGTCTAATTGTTTGTGATGAAGAGCACGACAGCAGTTACAAGCAACAGCAACCTGCTCCACGTTATAATTCCCGTGATGCAGCAGTTTATTATGCAACTGTGTTTGGTGCGAAAGTATTATTGGGAAGTGGCACACCTTCCATTGAAACCTATTACAACACACAAACAGAAAAGTATAGCCTGGTTGAATTGAATGAACGTTATGGTGAAGGTGAGTTACCTGCCATTGAACTGATCGATACCAAGCCACTCTTCAAACAAACAAAAGAAAAAGTAATGATTGCACCGGCTTTGCAAAAAGCCATTGAAGAATCATTAGAAAAAAAGAAACAAGTGATCCTGTTTCAAAACAGGAGAGGTTATACGCCTCACCAGGTATGTAAAGCCTGTGGCTGGATCCCGAATTGCAGGTATTGTGATGTGAGTTTAACCTATCACAAATTCAAAAATAAATTACAGTGCCATTACTGCGGAACAATTTATCCAACTGTTACAACTTGCGAAGCCTGCGGCAGTCACGATTTTATGCAGCAGAATTTTGGTACCGAAAAAGTGGAAGAGCAATTACAGGAATTAATTCCGCATGCAAAAATTGCACGCATGGATTATGATACAGTGAGTGGTAAAACAGCCCACGATCAGTTGATACAAAATTTTGAGCAGCATCGTATTGATGTATTGGTTGGTACGCAAATGGTGGTGAAGGGATTGGATTTTGAACATGTGAATCTCGTTGGTATACTCGATGCAGATAGCTTATTAAGCTTTGCTGATTTTCGTGTGAACGAACGTGGTTTTCAATTGATGGAGCAGGTGAGTGGTCGTGCCGGACGAAAAGATGCACATGGCAAAGTATTGATACAGGTAGCTAACACCAATCACCCGGTTTTAAAGTATGTGGTAGCGCATGATTACAAATCGTTTTATGCAGAAGAGATACAAGGCAGGCGGCAGTTTTTTTATCCGCCGTTTTCACGTATCATTCAACTTACGTTTCGGCATAAACACAAGGAAGTAGTGGAAGCGGCGGCACAACTCGTGGCAGAAAATATGAAACCACTGTTTGCAAATTATATGGTTGGACCGGCAGAACCGGTGGTGAACCGCATCCGTAATCAATACATCATGGAGCTGCTGTTTAAATTACCGAAAGATGCACAGTTGATTCATCAATGTAAAGAGATGATCCTTGCACAAGAAATACATTTACATAATCATCCGAATTTGAAGAGTGTGGTGATTATACCGGATGTAGATAAGATATAA
- a CDS encoding M23 family metallopeptidase: protein MKLFKRFILGAAVILVLGFLIPERFVNPVKSATKQSYNQQSFWAYPWGTSVTHKGVDIFSKEGTDVVASTGGLVLYTGEIKKGGNIVLILGPKWRLHYYAHLKEIKTSTLTWTNRKEVIGTVGTTGNAKGKAPHLHYTIRSILPLPWRKDDSIQGWKKMFYLNPIDYLNTAQR from the coding sequence ATGAAATTGTTTAAGCGATTTATTCTTGGCGCAGCTGTTATACTTGTTTTGGGATTTCTTATACCCGAAAGGTTTGTGAACCCGGTTAAAAGTGCAACTAAACAAAGTTATAATCAACAATCATTCTGGGCATATCCATGGGGAACGTCTGTAACACATAAAGGTGTTGATATATTTTCGAAAGAAGGAACTGATGTTGTTGCCTCGACTGGAGGCTTGGTTCTTTACACAGGTGAAATCAAAAAAGGCGGCAACATTGTATTGATACTTGGACCAAAATGGAGATTGCATTACTATGCACATCTGAAAGAAATAAAAACTTCAACACTTACATGGACAAATCGTAAAGAAGTAATTGGCACTGTTGGAACAACAGGTAATGCAAAAGGCAAAGCACCTCATTTGCATTATACGATCCGATCAATTTTACCATTACCCTGGAGAAAAGATGATTCCATTCAAGGATGGAAAAAGATGTTTTATTTGAACCCGATCGATTATTTGAATACGGCTCAACGTTGA
- a CDS encoding NAD(P)H-binding protein: MQNKQIINGQTAVVLGATGLIGSSLVEQLLNDDAFSTVRVLVRRPIAIQHPKLEVCITDFSDYEAYKKNIGTGDCIFSCIGTTNANVKGDKLLYRSIDFDIPVNAARFGSEAGFKQYLLVSAIGADAHSRIFYSRLKGEVEEVIATFPFDGLHIFRPSLLVGERKEKRLGEVIGTVIFRIFSFLLPSKYKAIEGKTVAKAMLLAAKANKPGINLYDYNAMTRF, from the coding sequence ATGCAAAATAAACAAATTATAAACGGACAAACTGCTGTTGTGTTAGGTGCCACCGGATTAATCGGTTCTTCACTGGTGGAACAACTGTTAAACGATGATGCGTTTTCAACCGTACGTGTGCTGGTGCGCCGACCGATTGCAATACAACATCCGAAACTGGAAGTATGCATCACCGATTTTTCAGATTACGAAGCGTACAAAAAAAATATCGGCACCGGCGATTGTATTTTTTCCTGTATCGGCACTACCAATGCAAATGTAAAAGGCGATAAGCTGTTGTATCGTTCCATTGATTTTGACATACCTGTAAATGCAGCAAGGTTTGGCAGTGAAGCAGGTTTCAAACAGTATCTATTGGTATCGGCCATTGGCGCAGATGCGCATTCACGCATTTTTTATTCTCGGTTGAAAGGTGAAGTGGAAGAAGTGATCGCTACATTTCCTTTTGATGGATTACATATTTTTCGTCCGTCGTTATTGGTTGGCGAACGAAAAGAAAAACGATTGGGTGAAGTGATCGGCACCGTAATTTTTCGGATATTCTCCTTTCTCCTTCCATCAAAATACAAAGCTATCGAAGGCAAAACTGTTGCCAAAGCAATGTTGCTGGCTGCAAAAGCAAATAAGCCGGGAATAAACCTTTACGATTACAATGCCATGACCCGTTTTTGA
- a CDS encoding 4'-phosphopantetheinyl transferase family protein produces the protein MPLVYQHTINSNTKAGLWHIEEPEDFFLEKVPLKRDVSHPHKRLQHLAGRYLLPLLFEDFPLHEILIADTRKPFLPDEKYHFSISHCGNYAAAIVSSNQRVGVDIEQPTDKILRISHKFLTLHEKMFLDEQMSTAQLLQLATLLWSTKESMFKWFGDGGVDFREHMHIQNIEGNDEEGKLICSFQKFDPLPLTVHYRFMKELVMSWVVS, from the coding sequence TTGCCGCTCGTTTATCAACATACTATCAACAGCAACACCAAAGCAGGGCTTTGGCACATTGAAGAACCCGAAGATTTTTTCCTTGAAAAGGTTCCGTTAAAGCGTGATGTTTCGCATCCGCATAAGCGGCTGCAACACTTGGCCGGGCGTTATTTGCTGCCTTTGCTGTTTGAAGATTTTCCGTTGCATGAGATTCTGATCGCTGATACAAGAAAGCCGTTTCTGCCCGATGAGAAATACCATTTTTCTATTTCGCATTGCGGCAATTATGCGGCAGCTATTGTAAGTTCCAATCAACGGGTGGGTGTGGATATTGAACAACCAACCGATAAAATTCTCCGCATCAGCCACAAATTTTTAACGCTCCATGAAAAAATGTTTCTGGACGAACAAATGAGTACGGCTCAACTGTTACAGCTTGCCACTTTGTTATGGAGTACCAAGGAATCGATGTTCAAATGGTTTGGAGATGGTGGTGTGGATTTTCGTGAGCACATGCATATTCAAAATATTGAAGGCAACGATGAAGAAGGAAAACTCATTTGCAGTTTCCAAAAATTTGATCCGCTGCCGTTAACTGTTCACTATCGTTTTATGAAAGAGTTGGTGATGAGTTGGGTGGTAAGTTGA
- a CDS encoding RNA recognition motif domain-containing protein: MNLFVAGLPYDVDDAELEEIFEKFGKVVSAKVSIDRETGKSRGFGFVTMQEEQDGKDAIELLNDITLGRSRKPLVVKQAEDRPGGGGGNRGGGGYSGGRPGGGGGYGGGRPSGGGGYGGGSGGGGGYSGGGGGGRRY; this comes from the coding sequence ATGAATTTATTTGTTGCCGGCCTACCCTATGATGTAGATGACGCCGAATTAGAAGAAATTTTTGAAAAATTTGGTAAAGTAGTTTCTGCGAAAGTATCGATCGATCGTGAAACAGGAAAAAGCCGCGGCTTTGGTTTTGTAACGATGCAGGAAGAACAAGATGGTAAAGATGCAATTGAATTGCTCAATGATATTACATTAGGTCGCAGCAGAAAACCATTGGTGGTGAAGCAGGCCGAAGATCGCCCAGGTGGTGGTGGTGGTAACAGAGGTGGCGGTGGCTACAGTGGAGGAAGACCAGGTGGCGGAGGCGGCTATGGTGGTGGACGTCCAAGTGGCGGTGGTGGCTACGGCGGCGGAAGCGGTGGCGGCGGTGGTTATAGTGGTGGCGGAGGCGGTGGCCGACGTTATTAA
- a CDS encoding DUF4258 domain-containing protein has protein sequence MKKSLPYLLLIILLLAAVMIRRCNNTDNVSDNQKTKDRTEDTKREEAKTDNQKSNLDVFRDPTSEFYFTKHARCRMKCRHITQEEVKEIVQKADVNYKKSELDAAPGPKYALEGITSRDNQRIRIIVAPKQRHLTIVTVIDLDEEWECPSCK, from the coding sequence ATGAAAAAATCACTTCCTTATCTCTTGCTCATCATATTGCTGCTCGCAGCAGTTATGATCCGTCGTTGCAACAACACGGACAATGTAAGCGATAATCAAAAAACAAAAGACCGTACAGAAGATACCAAACGTGAAGAGGCGAAAACGGATAATCAGAAATCAAATCTTGATGTGTTTCGTGACCCTACTTCAGAATTTTATTTCACCAAGCATGCACGTTGCCGAATGAAATGTCGCCACATCACACAGGAAGAAGTAAAAGAAATTGTGCAGAAAGCAGATGTGAATTATAAGAAGAGTGAACTCGATGCAGCACCAGGACCAAAGTATGCGTTGGAAGGAATAACATCGAGAGATAATCAACGTATACGTATCATTGTAGCACCGAAGCAACGGCATTTAACGATTGTAACCGTGATCGATCTTGATGAAGAGTGGGAGTGCCCGAGTTGTAAATGA
- the murB gene encoding UDP-N-acetylmuramate dehydrogenase — protein MQIHENLSLRQYNTFGIDVKAKLFADFSSADELQEIIKYVHQLSPRSARFILGGGSNLLFTKDVNGLVLKNEIGGIRIIKEDDAFVYLKVGAGVNWHGFVQHCVQQGWGGVENLSLIPGNVGASPMQNIGAYGVEIKDVFEELEAYHLNDKKTITFSNNDCAFGYRESVFKRQYKDQFVILNVTFKLRKQPVFNTSYGPINQELEQMGIKELSVAAISQAVINIRSSKLPDPKVIGNAGSFFKNPSVNKEQFDQLKNEFSSLVAFVNPDGTMKLAAGWLIEKCGWKGYRKGDAGCHAKQALVLVNYGTATGKEIFDLSEEIMQSVKQKFGVELEREVNIM, from the coding sequence ATGCAAATTCACGAAAATCTTTCACTCCGGCAATACAATACATTTGGAATTGATGTAAAAGCAAAACTATTTGCTGATTTTTCATCAGCAGATGAGTTACAGGAAATAATCAAATACGTACATCAGTTATCACCACGTAGTGCAAGATTTATTCTTGGCGGCGGCAGCAATTTATTATTCACGAAAGATGTAAATGGCCTGGTACTGAAAAACGAAATCGGAGGCATCCGAATAATTAAAGAAGATGATGCATTCGTGTATCTCAAGGTTGGCGCAGGTGTTAACTGGCATGGCTTCGTACAACATTGTGTGCAGCAGGGTTGGGGCGGCGTAGAGAATTTAAGTTTGATACCCGGAAATGTTGGTGCCAGTCCCATGCAGAATATTGGTGCATATGGTGTAGAGATCAAAGATGTGTTTGAAGAACTGGAAGCATATCATCTCAACGATAAAAAGACAATAACGTTCTCGAATAATGATTGCGCATTTGGTTACAGAGAAAGCGTATTCAAGCGACAGTATAAAGATCAGTTTGTGATTTTGAATGTAACGTTTAAGCTTCGCAAGCAGCCCGTATTCAATACAAGTTATGGCCCTATCAATCAGGAGTTGGAGCAGATGGGTATAAAAGAATTATCTGTAGCAGCTATATCCCAAGCGGTGATCAATATCCGTTCGTCGAAATTACCCGACCCCAAAGTGATTGGTAATGCAGGAAGCTTTTTCAAAAACCCATCGGTGAATAAGGAACAATTTGATCAGTTGAAAAATGAATTTTCGTCGCTGGTTGCGTTTGTAAATCCGGATGGAACAATGAAACTGGCGGCCGGATGGTTGATTGAAAAATGTGGCTGGAAAGGCTATCGGAAAGGTGATGCAGGTTGTCATGCAAAACAGGCATTGGTGCTGGTAAATTATGGTACAGCAACAGGTAAAGAGATTTTTGATTTAAGTGAAGAGATCATGCAAAGTGTGAAGCAGAAATTTGGTGTGGAGCTGGAGAGAGAAGTGAATATTATGTAG